In one Rutidosis leptorrhynchoides isolate AG116_Rl617_1_P2 chromosome 8, CSIRO_AGI_Rlap_v1, whole genome shotgun sequence genomic region, the following are encoded:
- the LOC139864107 gene encoding uncharacterized protein, which yields MGVSAIIDHTAKRRRRITNWRHKIFSQVNIDSTSTYDHLRSCPPRLGADRTRGVRGGNRVATPGGIRVGSWNIRTLTGKRIELVDTFLKSNVDIGCVQETRWKGEGAVDIKDYKLWYSGSRTAQNGVCIFLGKVHKDNVVDVGRFSDRIMSVSLIIKEETFTVISAYAPHTGLSDAEKRRAEAEGYEGAHGGFGFGPRNEEGSSILEFAIAHEMVVANSFFKKRDAQLATFHSGGRSTQIDFLLLRKGELRTCRDCKVLPALTCSSQHRLLVMDLVTRGRDGRRARVVQPRIL from the exons GTTAATATAGACTCTACTAGCACTTATGATCACCTGAGGTCATGTCCTCCTAGATTAGGGGCGGATAGGACTAGAGGGGTTAGAGGGGGTAATAGGGTTGCTACCCCGGGTGGGATTAGAGTGGGGAGTTGGAATATAAGAACCTTGACGGGCAAGAGGATTGAGCTAGTTGATACATTTCTTAAGAGTAATGTAGACATAGGGTGtgttcaagagactagatggaagggtgAAGGGGCGGTAGATATTAAGGACTATAAGTTGTGGTACTCGGGTTCTAGGACAGCACAGAACGGGGTATGTATCTTTTTGGGTAAAGTACATAAGGATAATGTTGTTGACGTGGGTAGgtttagcgataggattatgtcggttagtcTAATTATTAAGGAAGAGACTTTCACGGTCATAAGCGCATACGCACCTCATACGGGTTTAAGTGATGCGGAAAAGAGGA GAGCGGAGGCAGAAGGTTACGAGGGAGCCCATGGGGGCTTTGGGTTTGGCCCTAGAAATGAAGAAGGGAGCTCAATCCTTGAGTTTGCCATTGCCCACGAGATGGTCGTAGCAAACTCTTTCTTCAAGAAGAGGGATGCTCAGTTAGCTACTTTTCATAGCGGGGGTCGTAGCACCCAGATTGACTTTTTGCTCCTCCGTAAAGGGGAACTTAGGACATGTAGGGACTGTAAGGTCCTTCCAGCATTGACGTGCTCCTCCCAGCATCGATTGTTGGTCATGGACCTAGTCACTCGGGGAAGAGATGGTAGGAGGGCCAGGGTTGTGCAACCTAGAATCCTTTAG
- the LOC139864108 gene encoding uncharacterized protein, translating into MASTIRDVAKETLGVAIGTSRAHKSSRESWWLNDDVQTKVALKQTRFRELITFGEGTPAERTWIEERYKEAKREAKKAVAIAKGKSYEDLYRKLNSKEGANDIYRIAKARERRSRDLVNVKFIKDEAGQSIVKEDLIRNRWEEYFASLFGRVRPERNEELHEVCEYQNNYFCTRINQEEVRSPLRKMGEKQSSRTRPNSD; encoded by the coding sequence ATGGCGTCCACTATCAGAGATGTGGCAAAAGAGACCTTAGGGGTGGCAATAGGGACATCGAGAGCCCATAAGAGTAGTAGAGAATCGTGGTGGCTTAATGACGATGTCCAAACGAAAGTCGCGTTAAAACAGacgaggtttagggagctcattactTTTGGAGAAGGGACACCTGCAGAGAGAACTTGGATAGAAGAAagatataaagaagctaaaagagaagcaAAGAAGGCCGTAGCAATTGCAAAAGGCAAATCATATGAAGATTTATATAGGAAACTAAACTCTAAAGAGGGAGCTAATGACATATATAGGATAGCTAAAGCTAGGGAGCGAAGAAGTAGGGACTTGGTTAATGTCAAATTTATCAAGGATGAAGCGGGTCAAAGTATAGTGAAAGAAGACCTTATTAGGAATAGATGGGAGGAGTATTTTGCATCCCTCTTCGGTAGGGTAAGACCCGAGCGGAACGAGGAACTCCACGAGGTTTGTGAGTATCAAAACAACTATTTCTGCACGAGGATTAACCAGGAGGAAGTTAGATCGCCTCTACGAAAGATGggggagaaacaaagcagtaggaccagACCAAATTCCGATTGA